DNA sequence from the Arthrobacter crystallopoietes genome:
TCCGGGCGTGGAGGACGCTGCCGCATCCCGCGGTGACAGCGGAAAGGCCGGCGTGTCCGGTAAGGTTGCGGCCGCCGGGGTCGGTGTAGCGGCAGCGGCTGCAGCAGGCGTGGCTGCCGCTAAGAAGGACAGTGCCGATAAAGACGTGACGGTCACGCCTGTAGTGGAACCGGTCCCTGCAACACCCGTGGTGGAGACTGCGCCGGTCGTCACCGAGCCGGTTGTAGACACCGGGGCCGCCCTGACCCCGGAAGAGATTGCCGCGAAGTCCGACCGGGTGCGCGAAGACATCGAGGACGACGGCAGGAACCGGGGCGCCGGAATCTAGACTGCGATGACATAGAACGACGGCGGCCTCCCGCCGTCGTTCTATGTGTCCACGTTGGACGACGTGTGCTGCAGCCGACGCATCTTGAGCCAATCTTGAGCTAAAGCAGGCCGCAGCGTTGAGCTTGCTCAGCCATGCTTGATGCAGCAGATGGCGAGAGCTGGAGCCGGAGTCCGAATACTGGGGAGTACACGGATCTTCAAGGCCAGCTCGTCTCAGCTCATCGGGTGCGGGGCACGGGCAGACTTTTGGGGAGGCTGCCCGCCCCGGCACTCGGGTCCGGGACCAGCCGGCTGCATGCCTCCAGCGCCGGCTACAGATTCCCGTCGAAAGCTTTTGCTGATTCCATGGATGAAACGGTTGCCAGGGGTGACAATGGAGTCGTCGGTAGCGAAGGAACGGAGGAAGCAACATGCGCGGAAGCAACCTTGTCTGGACAATCGTTGGCATATTGTTGGCGATTGCCCTGATTATCTGGATCGTTTCTGTCATCTAGCGCAGCGGAGACCTAGCCGTATGGCGTGGCCACCTGTGCGTTCCAGTTGCGGAACTAGAAGAGCCTCGGCAAGGGCGGGCCGGGGCTTTTCTGCGGGAGTTTTCCACCGGGGCCGAACACTATCCCCGGGAGCCACCGAAACTCTCGCGGGCATGTCGGCACCCTCGCGGAGATCTTGAGCTAATCTTGAGCTAAGAATGCGCGAGCATTGAGCTTGCTCAGCCACTCTAGAACCAGCAGATGGCGAGAGCTGAAGCCGGAGTCCAGCTACTGGGGAGTGCATGGACATTCGCGGGCGGCTCGTCTCGGCTCATCCGGTGCGGGGCACGGGCAGGTCTTTGGGGAGACCGCCCGCCCCGGCACCCGTCTCAGATCGCGTACGCCAGTTACTCACCACCGCAAATCATGGGGAAGAGTCCCGGCGGTGGGACGAGGTGCGTGTCAGACGGAACTTGCGGAAGCTGTAGGTCATCAGGGCAAGGGCCACCAGTCCGGAGACGATCAAGGTCGATCCCACAATCCAGCCTCCTGAAAGCCACCAACGGTCGCCGAAAGCCCACCAGTCCGGCGTCGGCGGCCGAACGCCCCACAGGATTCCTGCAGCAATAGCCACGAGCCCTCCCAAGGCGCTGGCCACGATGCGCGGCCAAGTCTTCACTTCCTTCTGGGCTATTTTGAGCGCCTCGGTCTTGATCGGCACCAGCAGACGCTCGGCCCAGGCGTATCGCAGGGAAAGAACCACCAGGCCGGCGGCGAGGGCAAGCAGCCCGGGTCCGGGCAGTACAAGTGCGGCGAGTCCGACGGCGATGAGTGCCCAGCCCAGCACTTCAATGCCCGTTCGACGCAGCCAAGGCGGAATGGCGTCGGTCCTCCCCATGAGCACATCCTCCCACAGCAGTGTCATTGGCTAAATGGAAGTCCCCCGGACGGCGCGCCACTCGTTGGTTCAGGGTCTACTGGAACGTCTTAGGAAGGCTTCGCTCGGCCAGCAGTTCGTTGAGGGCAAGCCGGGCGAGGGGACGCCGGTTTTCGGCCTAACTTGCCGATAACGGGGCAATAACGGCGTGATAACGGGAGCGGGGTTCCACTGTAAGGACATTGCAAACTTGCAGCTTCATTGGGGTTCTGTTGGGGAACAAAGCGATGCTCACTGATCCGACCCGCCATTCCCTGGCGACCCTTGCGACCAAGCTCACGGCTGGAAAACGAGGGAGACCATGTCGATTATTAAGGATCCGCACCTGTTCAACGAGCAGAGCCTATTCGTCGACCTGGAAGGGGTGCTTGGCCGCCGCCTCTACCTGAAGATCGAGGGGTTCAACTTCGCCGGCTCGATCAAACTCAAGCCCGCGCGGGAAATGGTCGAGCGCGCCGAGCGGGAGGGGCTGATCGGGCCCGGCTCCACCCTTGTGGAGTCCTCGTCGGGCAACCTCGGCGTTGCACTCAGCATGATCGCGGCCAGCAAGGGATACCGCTTCGTGTGCGTTGTCGATCCGCGGTGCAATCCAACAACCCTGCAGCTGATGGAGTCACTCGGGGCAGAGGTTGACCTGGTCACCGAACCGGATCCCGTCGACGGGTTCCTTGGGGCCCGGCTCAACCATGTCCGGGAACTGTGCGCGTCCGATGAGGGGTACGTCTGGCTGAACCAGTACGTCAATCCCGGCAACTGGGGCGCACACTACCGCTGGACTGCCCCCGAAATCGCTGCCGAATTCCCCGACCTCGACGTGCTGTTCGTCGGAGCCGGCACCACGGGAACACTAATGGGTTGCGCGCGGTACTTCCGTGAGCACCGCCCCGACGTCCGGATCGTGGCGGTTGATGCCGTCGGATCGGTCTCCTTCGGCTGCCCGCCGGCGCCCCGTCTGATCCCCGGCCTCGGCATGAGCGTGCGGCCACCCCAACTCGACGAGTCCTTGCTCGATGACGTGGTGTTCGTCGAGGAGCTGGATACGGTGCGCGCCTGCCATCGCCTGGCCGCGAGCGGGTTGCTGCTTGGCGGGTCAACCGGGACCGTGGTCCACGGCGCCATGA
Encoded proteins:
- a CDS encoding PGPGW domain-containing protein; this encodes MTLLWEDVLMGRTDAIPPWLRRTGIEVLGWALIAVGLAALVLPGPGLLALAAGLVVLSLRYAWAERLLVPIKTEALKIAQKEVKTWPRIVASALGGLVAIAAGILWGVRPPTPDWWAFGDRWWLSGGWIVGSTLIVSGLVALALMTYSFRKFRLTRTSSHRRDSSP
- the sbnA gene encoding 2,3-diaminopropionate biosynthesis protein SbnA yields the protein MSIIKDPHLFNEQSLFVDLEGVLGRRLYLKIEGFNFAGSIKLKPAREMVERAEREGLIGPGSTLVESSSGNLGVALSMIAASKGYRFVCVVDPRCNPTTLQLMESLGAEVDLVTEPDPVDGFLGARLNHVRELCASDEGYVWLNQYVNPGNWGAHYRWTAPEIAAEFPDLDVLFVGAGTTGTLMGCARYFREHRPDVRIVAVDAVGSVSFGCPPAPRLIPGLGMSVRPPQLDESLLDDVVFVEELDTVRACHRLAASGLLLGGSTGTVVHGAMTWLDDHQAQDVTAVTISPDLGRPYLDTIYQPDWVLDHFGAEALASADQTADLGLQSEPLSGPQLPAAARLKDSVAAASLRSFSQ